A stretch of Ipomoea triloba cultivar NCNSP0323 chromosome 11, ASM357664v1 DNA encodes these proteins:
- the LOC115996167 gene encoding E3 ubiquitin-protein ligase RNF144B-like, with the protein MFSVQLDKYRDAYTRILYNITNMMPCFPFSYEKCAQEEDKMPEDLMPSALNYLSAKTQTLRRHEEMQEDLMPSALNYLSAKTQTPRRHAGELCEICMDTKTQNQMFRSDSCTHSYCSDCIGRHITAKIKENRVSGGGVKCPDVFCKGIIEPQHCGSINIRREVLDRWEIAVCESLILASQKFYCPYKDCSAMMVDDGSEPVTAPECPNCRRLFCAQCKVAWHAEKDCREFQSLDIEDERGREEDVMLMELAEKKQWRRCPRCSFYVERRDGCLHISCRCGKEFCYRCGATYSPLHVCPSTYDQD; encoded by the exons ATGTTTAGTGTACAATTAGATAAGTATAGAGATGCTTATACACGCATTTTATACAATATTACAAACATGATGCCATGTTTTCCCTTTTCATATGAGAAATGTGCACAAGAGGAAGACAAAATGCCAGAGGATCTAATGCCCTCTGCTCTTAACTACTTAAGCGCAAAAACACAAACACTTAGAAGGCATGAGGAAATGCAAGAGGATCTAATGCCCTCTGCTCTTAACTACTTAAGCGCAAAAACACAAACACCTAGAAGGCATGCCGGAGAGTTGTGCGAAATCTGCATGGACACCAAGACGCAAAACCAGATGTTCAGAAGCGATTCGTGCACACATTCATACTGCTCCGATTGCATCGGCAGGCACATCACCGCTAAGATTAAGGAAAACCGCGTGAGCGGCGGCGGCGTTAAGTGCCCCGACGTCTTCTGCAAGGGAATCATCGAACCGCAACACTGTGGTTCGATCAATATTCGCAGGGAAGTGTTGGATCGGTGGGAGATTGCGGTGTGCGAATCGCTGATACTTGCTTCGCAGAAATTTTACTGTCCTTACAAGGATTGCTCGGCGATGATGGTGGATGATGGGAGCGAGCCGGTGACGGCTCCCGAGTGTCCCAACTGCCGGAGATTGTTCTGTGCGCAGTGCAAGGTGGCGTGGCACGCCGAAAAGGATTGCCGGGAGTTTCAGTCGCTGGATATTGAGGACGAGAGGGGGAGAGAAGAAGACGTGATGTTAATGGAGTTAGCTGAGAAAAAACAATGGAGGCGATGCCCTCGTTGCAGCTTTTACGTTGAAAGGAGAGATGGTTGCCTGCACATTTCTTGCAG GTGCGGGAAGGAATTTTGTTATCGGTGTGGAGCAACTTATTCTCCACTCCATGTTTGCCCATCCACTTATGATCAAGACTAA
- the LOC115996168 gene encoding E3 ubiquitin-protein ligase RNF144A-like, producing MASDPYVDDFYFSALYDEDEIFPISDEKYAEELQLQEALMSCAAKTQTPGRQSEAGESSRAFCEICMDTKAGNEMFRSDSCRHSYCSECIGRHVAAKIQENVSAVKCPDVSCKVIIEPHHCRSIIPAEVLERWESAVCESLILASQKFYCPYKDCSSMMVDDGSETVTVSECPSCRRLFCAQCKVTWHAGIDCREFQLLNVDERGREDVMLMELAMDKKWRRCPRCRFYVEKNEGCLHISCRCGQEFCYKCGAKYSANHGCPLA from the exons ATGGCTTCAGATCCATACGTGGATGACTTCTACTTCTCTGCTCTGTACGATGAAGACGAAATCTTCCCCATTTCAGATGAGAAATATGCAGAGGAACTGCAACTGCAAGAGGCTCTAATGTCCTGTGCGGCAAAAACACAAACACCTGGTAGGCAATCGGAAGCCGGAGAATCTTCACGAGCGTTCTGCGAAATCTGTATGGATACGAAGGCGGGAAACGAGATGTTCAGAAGCGATTCGTGCAGGCATTCATACTGCTCGGAGTGCATCGGCAGGCATGTCGCCGCTAAGATTCAGGAAAACGTGAGCGCCGTCAAGTGTCCCGACGTCTCCTGCAAGGTAATCATTGAACCGCATCACTGTCGATCGATCATTCCCGCGGAAGTGTTGGAGCGCTGGGAGAGTGCGGTGTGCGAATCGTTGATACTCGCTTCGCAGAAATTTTACTGTCCTTACAAGGATTGCTCGTCGATGATGGTGGATGATGGGAGCGAGACGGTGACGGTTTCCGAGTGTCCGAGCTGCCGGAGATTGTTCTGTGCGCAGTGCAAGGTGACGTGGCACGCCGGAATAGATTGCCGGGAGTTTCAGTTATTGAATGTGGACGAGAGAGGGAGAGAAGACGTGATGTTAATGGAGTTGGCTATGGATAAAAAATGGAGGCGATGCCCACGTTGCAGGTTTTATGTTGAAAAGAACGAGGGTTGTCTGCACATTTCTTGCAG GTGTGGGCAGGAATTTTGTTACAAGTGTGGAGCAAAATATTCGGCTAACCATGGTTGTCCACTGGCATGA